The Triticum aestivum cultivar Chinese Spring chromosome 4B, IWGSC CS RefSeq v2.1, whole genome shotgun sequence sequence CATCGCCCCCCTCGTCGGAGCTATCGTCGCCGACTCCTATCTGGGCAGATACCTTACCACGCTGGCCTTCTTCGCAGTTTACCTAATCGTAAGCACACACGAGCTGTAATCCCTTCGATGCCATGCATACACACTGTACGATCATCCTTAAAAAATGGAGCTAGTTTCTTAGCAATTCAACGTTTGTTTTTTTTGGCGCAACACAAGGGAATGGCTGCGATGTCAGTTTCAGCGTCGTTCCCGGTGGCGTGCACCGGGCTCGACTGCCTGCAGGATGTTGGCTCGTCGCCTTCGTCCCAGTCCGCCGTGTTCTTCCTCGGCCTGTACATGATGGCCATCGGGGCCGGCGGCATCAAGCCCTGCGTCTCCTCCTTCGGCGCCGACCAGTTCGACGACGGCGTCCCGGCGGAGAGGCTGAAGAAGAACTCCTTCTTCAACTGGTTCTTCTTCTCCATCTACATCGGCAGCTTCGTCTCCGGCACCGTCGTCGTGTGGGTGCAGGACCACTGCGGGTGGGTCGTAGGCCTCTGGATCCCCACCCTGTTCATCGCGCTGGCCATCGCGAGCTTCTTGCTGGGCTCCGGCTCGTACAGGGTGCAGAAGCCTCTGGGAAGCCCGCTGGCAAGAGTTTCCCAGGTCGTCGTCGCGGCCGTGCGGAAACGGAATGTAAGTCTGCCGCGTGATGCTTCTCTCCTCCACGAGCTCTCGGAGGTTGAATCAATGGCGGAGTCGGACGGTGCCAAGAAATTGCAGCATACACCAGTGCTCAGGTAATTAGCTAAGTTCTTAATTTTCATGGGCTGGAGCTGGATCGACCTTTTTGCTGTCGAAAAACTGATTGAAAGTGTTTCTTGCCCAGTTTCCTGGACAAGGCTGCAGTGGTCTCTTCGGCGGAGGAGCTTTACTCGGATCCATGGAGGCTTTGCACTGTCACGCAAGTGGAGGAGCTCAAGATCGTGATCGGCATGCTCCCGATCTGGGCCACCGGCATCGTTTACTTCTCCGTCCTCGCGCAGTTCTCCTCGACGTTTCTGGAGCAAGGGAGGATGATGGACACGGCGATCGGCGCCTTCGCGATCCCTCCGGCGTCCCTGGCTTCCTTCGACGCCGTCAGCGTCATCCTCTTCGTGCCCGTCTACGACAGGGTGCTCATCCCGGCGGCGAGGAGGTTCACCGGCAACGAGCGGGGGTTCTCGGAGCTGCAGCGGTTCGGCGTCGGCCTGTTCCTCTCCGTGCTGGTCATGGCGGCCGCGGCGATGGTGGAGGCGCGGCGGCTGGCGCTGGACCGGGTGGCGGCGGCGCCGATGTGCATCCTGTGGCAGGTGCCGCAGTACCTCCTGGTGGGCGCCAGCGTGGTGTTCGCGTGCGTCGGGCAGTCGGAGTTCTTCTACAACGAGGCGCCGGAGTCCATGCGGAGCCTCTGCTCCGCGCTGGGGCTCCTCACGGTGTCGCTCGGGAGCTACCTGAGCTCGCTCGTGGTGACCGTCGTGTCTGGCGTCACGACGCGGGGCGGCGGGCCCGGGTGGATACCGGATAACCTCAACGAGGGCCACCTCGACCGGTTCTTCTGGCTCATCGCTGCGCTTAGCGCGCTCAATCTCGCGGTTTTCGTCTGGTGTGCCAAGAGATACAAGTGTAAGAATGTCTCTTGATCGTAGAAATGCTCTAGATTTTATTTTTTGGTGTCCTGCAGTCTGCAGACGCATGTAAAATCCTAAATGTGGCATGATTGATTTTTTTTTTATATATTAATTTCAAGACTGGATTGTTTCTTCCGTTTCCATTGCTTGATCATACCGGCATAAGGGCATCTTTAGCCGATCGACTAAAAACAACGAACCTAGCCAAAGTCTCAAATAGGTTAGAGAGTAGTAAAAGATTTACTCCTCCGCCGAAAACTTGACCCGGGCAGAGCCGGACTACCCTCGGGGTGAGCAGCATCCAGCCGAGCACTCCGACGGAACGCAATCACCGGGGAGAAAGCCGACCGGCCGCGGCGAGAGTAGGCAGCTGACCGGGGAGGGGGTGGCTGGGTGGCCATGGGGGTGGTCACCCGAGCCTCCCCATCCGTGGTCAGGGCCCCCGCGGGTGAAGCCAGAAGAGCGGGCCCGGAGCAGCTGAGGAGGAGCGGAGTCGGGGACGGAAGCAGCAGAGACGGGAGCGCCTCGGGGGGAGGGGGCTGAGCGGCCGCGGCGGGCGACGCCGGAAGGGGGGCGTCGGCCACCGGGGCTACCACCACCTCAGGGAGAGCCATCAGATCCATCTGCAGCAGACTGGGATCCGGAGTAGCAGCCAAGGGGAGGGCCAACTCCAAACCCAGTGAGACGAGAGCAGCCGAGGAGGGAGAGCGCGGGGAAGAAGCCGGGCAGACGACTAGGCCGACACTGGAGATGTCGCTCGCCTCGGAGGATGTCGCCGCAGAGACCGAGGGACCGCCGAGGGCCTGGCTGGGCACGGCCTGGCGGCCCTTGCCCCCAGCGGCCAGAGGAGGAGGCGAGGGGGAAGGGGAGCGGGAGTCCTCTGAACCCCCCTCGTCATCGGAGTGGTTAGAGCGGGCACGGTGACGACCGTGGTAGTCTCCATCGGCCCCCGGGTTGCCACCGAGGAGACCGGCGTCAAGGTAGCAGGGCGGCCGACGTGGTTGGGAGGCTCGGGGGAGATCCTGAGGTCgaagccctggtcgttgaagaaaACTCGGACGATGGTGCGGAGCTTGGTGGAGTCGAGGCACttgaccttgacccggacctcctcctcttTGCGCAGCGAGAGCtcatcgaccaccaccaccttgtCCAGGAGACGGGACATCTGGCGGATGACGAGCTCAGACCGCGCAATAGTAGGGAGGCCGGCGACAAGGATCCAAGCGGTGTCAAGTACGGCCGCCGCCTGAGCATCAAGGATCGGCTCGGAGATGTCGACAACTAGCTGGTTGAGAGCGAGCGTGATCCGGCCACTGTGCATCGCGTAGCCGTAGctgacggagtcggggaagacgacgGTGAAGATGTGGCCAGCGGTGGGGGTGACCGCCCAGTCCCACTGGCGAcggtagaggtggttgagctcggcctcgatCATCTCCAGGGATGCCACCCCGTCAACCACGGTGACGACCGCCTGGAGGGTCGGCGAGGGTGGCGGAAGGTCGGGGACCTCGAGGTGGAAGAAGCCCAGCCCGTCAATCCCGTGGTTGTACATCATGAGCTCCGACGTCACAGGGCGAGCAGGACAAAGCAGGGCGGGATGGCCAGGGTCCTGGCAGATGTAGCAACACCGGGGGTTGACGCAGCTCACTTGCGAATGCCCCGCCACCCCGCAATTGAAGCACGGGGGACGGGGTAGGTTGGAGACCGGGCCCGGTGCCGGGGATGAACCCGGAGCCATCGGGGGACACAAAGCGGGGGCGCCCCGCCCCTACCCGtggcgcttcttcttcttgggcgggCCCTGACGACCGCGGGAAGGACCGGAGCCCGGGGCAGTCGAAGGGGCCGGCACCGAAGGCGATGCGGCGTGGGACGGGGCATACTTCCGCAGGGCCGGAGCAGAAGGCTGAGAAGGGGGCGGGACGAGGCAGGGAGCGACGAACGAGGCGGGGAAGGAGATCGGCCGCGCCGAGGCGGAGGGGAAGGCGAGCGACGGCGGGGACGCCAGTCACTGGAAGCAGTCGGACGGGAAGAGCGCGACCGGCCCGTCGCGGAGCTCCCACAGCTCCCGGCGCAGCTCTTCCTCGCGACGCAACGCATCGGGCGAAGGGCGGCGGGGCTCGTGGCGGTCCTCGGACCTCTGCTTCTGCCGCGGCTCGCCGTCGTTCCACTCACGCATGGCCGGCAGCAGCGGCGGGGAGGGAGGCGAGGACGGGCACGCAGCGGGAGACGGCGGGGAGGAGCGCGGGTGGGGAAAGGCTTGCGGTTGGAGGGGGGAGCAGTCGAGGCGGCGGGGGAGAGAAGGGGCGACCGGGCACCCCCGAGGGAGCCAAAtcgagctggccgggagcatgggCCTAGGGCACTGGGGCGGCCCAGCCACCTCAGGCTGGCCCAGCCGGGGCGAGGAGGGCCCAGCAGGCGCGGATgacagatgggctgggccgtggcctagAATGCCCCGACAGGCCGAATCGAAGTCCAGCAGGCGACGGGGAGGGGCGAGCCGTAGGGTTTCCCCCCTATCGGCAGGCGGCGCCTCGGCCGTCGGCACCAGCGACCCGCCGCCAGTGAGGGCCGGCGCAGGGCGGCGCAGGGGGACGGAGATGCGGACGCGGAGAGAGGACGACCCGAACGAGGCAATAAACAGACGGAAGGGGAAGACGCGGGTCACCGGAGTATGTCCCTCCCCACGCCGCATCGCCTTCGGTGCCGGCCCCTTCGGCTGCCTCGGGCTCCGGTCCTTCCCTCGGTCGTCAGGGcccgcccaagaagaagaagctccgCGGGCAGGGGTGGGGCGCCCTCGTTTTGCTTCCCCCGGTGGCTCCGGGTCCATCCACGGCATCGGGCCCGGTCTTCAACCTACCCCGTCCCCCGTGCTTCAATTGCGGGGCGGCGGGGCATTCACAAGTGAGCTGCGTCAACCCCTAGTGTTGCTACATCTGCCAGGACCCTGGCCATCCCGCCCTGCTTTGTCCTGCTCGCCCTGTGACGTTAGAGCTCATGATGTACGGCCACAGGATTGAGGGGCTGGGCTTCTTCCACCTCGAGGTCCCCGACCTTCCGCCACCCTCACCGACCCTCCAGGCGGTCGTCACCGTGGTTGACGGGCATCCCCGGAGATGatcgaggccgagctcaaccacctctaccaTCGCCAGTGGGACTGGGTGGTCACCCCCACCGCTGgccacatcttcatcatcgtcttccccgactccgtcagCTACGGCTACGCGACGCGCAGTGGCTGGATCACGCTCGCTCTCAACCAGCTGGTTGTCGACATCTTCGAGCCGATCCTTGATGCTCAGGCGGCGGCCGTACTTGACACCGCTTGGATCCTTGTCGCCGGCCTCCCTGATATTGCGCGGTCTGAGCTCGTCATCCGCCAGATGTCCCGTAtcctgggcaaggtggtggtggtcgatgaGATCTCGCTGCGCAaagaggaggaggtccgggtcaaggtcaaGTGCCTCGACTCCACCAATCTCCGCACCATCGTCCGAGTtttcttcaacgaccagggcttcGACCTCAGGATCTCCCCCGAGTCTCCCAACCACGTCGGCCGCCCCGCTACCTTGACGTCGGTCTCCCCCGTGGCAACCCGGGGGCCGATGGAGACTACCACGGTCATCACCGTGCCCGCTCTCACCACTCCGATGACGAGGGGGGTTTGGAGGACTCCCGCTCCCCTTCcccctcgcctcctcctccggccgctggGGGCAAGGGCCGCCAGGCCGTGCCCTGCCAGGCCCTCGGCGGTCCCTCGGTCTCTGCGGCGACATCCTCCGAGGCGAGCGACATCTCCAACGTCGGCCTGGTCGTCTGCCCGGCTTCTTCCCCGCGCTCTCCCTCCTCGGATGCTCTTGTCTCACTGGGTCCGGAGTTGGCCCTCCCCTTGGCTACTACTCCGGATCTCAGTCTGCTGCAGATGGATCTGATGGCTCTCCCTGAGGTGGTGGTAGCCCCGGTGGCTGACGCCCCCCTTCCGGCGTCGCCGCCGCGGCCGCTCAGCCCCCTCCCCTCGAGGCACTCCCGTCTCTGCTGCTTCCGTCCCCGGCTCCGACCCTAGCTCTGCTCCTCCTCAGCTGCTCCGGGCCCTCTCTTCTGGCTTCACCCGCGGGGGCCCTGACCATGGATGGGGAGGCTCGGGTGACCACCCCCATGGCCGCCCAGCCACCCCCTCCACGGTCAGCTGCCTACTCTCGCCGCGGCCGATCAGCTTCCTCCCCGGTGATTGCGCCCCGTTGGAGTGCTCGGCTGGATGCTGCTCACCCCGAGGGTAGTCCGGCTCTGCCCATCTCCGAGCGGGCGGAGATCCATGCTGCTTCTCCGAACCTGGAGCCAGGTACACCTGCCGTCCCCCCTTCGGCCTTGTCTTGTTCCTTCTCTGCTCTCGAGTCGATCCCTCTTGGGAACCTTGCGAAGGTGGCCTCTGACTCTGCAATCATTTTTAGGGGGGAAGCTGGTCCCCCCTTAGTCCAGATTGCGGCGATCCATGCTCGCGAGATCCTAGATGGGAGGCTCGCGGAGGCCCGTGCGGCTCTCCTCCTGCCTCCTGGTCCACCCTCGGCCGATGAGACTCCCCCTTCGGCTGCGTTGAGGCAGTTAGGTGCCCCTCCCCCGGTGGGCAAGGtcgaaattgttggggaacgtagcaagaaaccaaagttgtcgtttcttaaagtttggggctgcgatgcttatgtgaaaaagcttcaacctgataagctcgaacccaaatcggagaaatatgacttcatatgatacccaaagaaaactgttgggtacaccttctatcgcagatccgaaggcaagacattcgttgctaagaatggatcatttctagagaaggagtttctctcgaaagaagtgagtgggaggaaagtagaacttgacgaggtaactgtacctgctcccttactggaaagtagttcatcacagaaaactgtttctgtgacacctacaccag is a genomic window containing:
- the LOC123095026 gene encoding protein NRT1/ PTR FAMILY 8.3-like; translation: MASLKENLQLEEPLLEGSVVHRGDRVVDIKGTTTPGAKHRTGSWKACKFILVTECFEELAYYGIQFNLVTFLKTILQESNVSAARNYTNWQGTCYIAPLVGAIVADSYLGRYLTTLAFFAVYLIGMAAMSVSASFPVACTGLDCLQDVGSSPSSQSAVFFLGLYMMAIGAGGIKPCVSSFGADQFDDGVPAERLKKNSFFNWFFFSIYIGSFVSGTVVVWVQDHCGWVVGLWIPTLFIALAIASFLLGSGSYRVQKPLGSPLARVSQVVVAAVRKRNVSLPRDASLLHELSEVESMAESDGAKKLQHTPVLSFLDKAAVVSSAEELYSDPWRLCTVTQVEELKIVIGMLPIWATGIVYFSVLAQFSSTFLEQGRMMDTAIGAFAIPPASLASFDAVSVILFVPVYDRVLIPAARRFTGNERGFSELQRFGVGLFLSVLVMAAAAMVEARRLALDRVAAAPMCILWQVPQYLLVGASVVFACVGQSEFFYNEAPESMRSLCSALGLLTVSLGSYLSSLVVTVVSGVTTRGGGPGWIPDNLNEGHLDRFFWLIAALSALNLAVFVWCAKRYKCKNVS